The following coding sequences lie in one Bacteroides helcogenes P 36-108 genomic window:
- a CDS encoding riboflavin synthase — protein MFSGIVEECATLVAMVKDQENVHFTFKCPFVNELKIDQSIAHNGVCLTVVGMKDDTYTVTAMKETLERSNLGLLAVGDEVNVERSMMMNGRLDGHIVQGHVDQTAECVDIRDAEGSYYFTFRYAFDKEMAKRGYITVDKGSVTVNGVSLTVCNPADDTFQVAIIPYTFEHTNFHALRKGSVVNLEFDIIGKYISRMIQYR, from the coding sequence ATGTTTTCCGGAATAGTAGAAGAATGTGCCACACTGGTGGCGATGGTCAAAGACCAGGAAAATGTGCATTTTACTTTCAAATGCCCGTTCGTGAATGAATTGAAAATAGATCAGAGTATAGCTCATAACGGCGTGTGCCTGACGGTAGTCGGCATGAAAGACGATACCTATACAGTTACGGCCATGAAGGAGACCTTGGAGCGCTCAAACCTCGGCTTGCTGGCGGTAGGGGATGAGGTGAACGTGGAACGCAGTATGATGATGAACGGGCGCCTTGACGGACATATCGTGCAGGGACATGTGGACCAGACTGCGGAATGCGTTGATATCAGGGATGCCGAAGGCAGCTATTACTTCACTTTCAGATATGCCTTTGACAAGGAAATGGCGAAACGCGGTTATATCACTGTCGATAAAGGCTCTGTTACGGTGAATGGCGTCAGTCTGACCGTGTGCAACCCTGCGGATGACACTTTTCAGGTAGCCATCATTCCTTATACTTTTGAGCATACCAATTTTCATGCCCTGAGAAAAGGCAGCGTGGTCAATCTTGAGTTCGACATCATAGGCAAGTACATTAGCCGCATGATACAATACAGATAA
- a CDS encoding YihY/virulence factor BrkB family protein, producing the protein MNKRIAALWKFLTYDIWRITEDEVTRTTFSVYNIIKTIYLCINRFTKDRIVNKASALTYSTLLAIVPILAILFAIARGFGFDNLMENQIISGFGGPTETTEMMLRFVDSYLSQTKSGVFIGVGLVMLLWSVLNLINNMEITFNRIWQVKKARSMYRKITDYFSMLLLMPILIVVSGGLSIFMSTMVKNIEDFTLLAPLGKFMIRLIPFVLTWCMFTALYVFMPNTKVKFSHALISGILAGTAHQAFQFLYISGQVWVSRYNAIYGSFAALPLFLLWLQISWTICLFGAELTYAGQNIRNFSFDKDTRNISRRYRDFISILIMSLVTRRFENNEPPYTAEEISDECQIPIRLTHKILYELQEINLLHEVATDEKSEAIAYQPSMDINKLNVALLLDKLDTHGSEDFKIDKDNEFNGQWKVLLDAREEYYKNAGQVLLKDL; encoded by the coding sequence ATGAACAAACGTATCGCTGCCCTCTGGAAATTCCTCACTTACGACATCTGGCGTATTACAGAAGACGAAGTTACCCGAACCACTTTTTCGGTTTATAATATCATCAAAACAATCTATCTCTGCATCAACAGGTTCACCAAAGACCGCATCGTCAACAAAGCTTCCGCATTGACATACAGCACTCTGTTGGCCATTGTGCCCATACTTGCCATATTATTCGCCATAGCACGCGGCTTCGGATTCGACAATTTGATGGAAAACCAGATCATCAGTGGTTTTGGCGGTCCGACAGAGACAACGGAAATGATGCTCCGGTTTGTGGATTCATATTTGTCACAGACCAAAAGCGGTGTGTTTATCGGTGTCGGTTTGGTGATGCTGCTCTGGTCGGTGCTCAACCTGATCAATAACATGGAGATAACCTTCAACCGCATCTGGCAGGTAAAGAAAGCGCGCAGCATGTACCGCAAAATCACGGATTACTTCTCCATGCTTCTGCTGATGCCCATCCTCATAGTTGTTTCCGGCGGCCTTTCCATCTTCATGAGCACAATGGTGAAGAACATAGAAGACTTTACCCTGCTCGCTCCCCTCGGCAAGTTTATGATACGGCTGATTCCGTTCGTACTCACGTGGTGCATGTTCACGGCGCTGTACGTCTTCATGCCGAACACGAAAGTCAAGTTCAGCCATGCCCTCATATCGGGCATTCTGGCAGGTACGGCACATCAGGCATTTCAGTTCCTTTACATCAGCGGGCAGGTATGGGTATCGCGCTATAATGCCATTTACGGCAGCTTTGCCGCCCTTCCCCTGTTCCTGTTGTGGCTCCAGATTTCATGGACCATCTGCCTTTTCGGAGCCGAACTGACGTATGCCGGGCAAAATATCAGGAATTTCAGCTTCGACAAGGATACCCGGAACATCAGCCGCCGTTACCGCGACTTCATATCCATCCTTATCATGTCTCTTGTCACCCGGCGTTTTGAGAACAACGAACCTCCTTACACGGCAGAGGAAATCTCCGATGAATGCCAGATACCCATACGCCTGACTCATAAAATTCTCTATGAACTGCAGGAAATCAATCTTCTTCACGAAGTGGCAACCGATGAAAAGAGCGAAGCCATAGCCTACCAGCCCTCCATGGACATCAATAAGCTGAACGTGGCCCTGTTGCTGGACAAGCTGGACACACACGGCTCCGAAGACTTCAAGATAGACAAGGACAATGAATTCAACGGCCAGTGGAAGGTATTGCTGGATGCACGGGAAGAATACTACAAGAATGCAGGCCAAGTATTGCTGAAAGACTTATAG
- a CDS encoding C40 family peptidase, translating to MKKPAFLLLSFLLFIPFFAVASETGDRTVPPEVAQLSDSLKRVYAPDRRVALFDVDYSFSGKNVMLRGVTTSAEAKAALLHALVKAGYHVMDCLQLLPDADRLEGKTYGIINVSVANLRAEPDFSSEMMTQGLMGMPIRVLQRDGWYRIQTPDDYIAWVHRVGIHPVTGEELAAWNNAEKIVVTSHYGFVYSQPDQASQPVSDVVAGNRLKWDGAKGAFYKVTYPDGRRGYISKSIAMPEKKWRSGLKQDAASIIRTAHTMMGIPYLWAGTSSKGVDCSGFVRTVLFMHDIIIPRDASQQAYTGRHIDIAPDFSNLRPGDLIFFGRKATPELKERVVHVGIYIGNRRFIHSQGDVHVSSLDPADELFDEYNLGRLLFASRVMPYINKETLLNTTAVNPYYK from the coding sequence ATGAAAAAGCCGGCCTTTCTTCTTCTTTCCTTTCTTCTCTTTATTCCATTTTTTGCCGTTGCTTCGGAAACCGGTGACCGTACCGTTCCTCCGGAAGTGGCACAACTTTCTGACAGCCTGAAACGCGTGTATGCACCTGACAGGCGCGTGGCTTTGTTTGATGTGGATTATTCTTTCTCCGGCAAGAATGTGATGCTGCGCGGTGTCACCACTTCGGCGGAGGCGAAGGCAGCATTGCTGCATGCATTGGTAAAGGCAGGCTACCACGTGATGGATTGCCTGCAATTGCTTCCCGACGCTGACCGGCTGGAAGGTAAAACCTATGGAATTATCAATGTGTCGGTAGCCAATCTGCGTGCAGAACCGGATTTTTCTTCGGAAATGATGACGCAGGGATTGATGGGAATGCCCATACGCGTATTGCAGCGCGATGGCTGGTATCGCATCCAGACACCCGATGATTATATCGCATGGGTGCACCGTGTGGGCATTCATCCGGTGACCGGAGAGGAATTGGCTGCTTGGAACAATGCCGAAAAGATTGTGGTGACTTCTCATTACGGTTTTGTCTATTCGCAGCCCGATCAGGCCTCGCAGCCCGTTTCTGACGTTGTGGCGGGCAACCGGCTGAAGTGGGACGGCGCAAAAGGGGCTTTCTATAAAGTGACTTATCCCGACGGACGCCGGGGATACATCTCCAAATCCATTGCGATGCCCGAAAAGAAGTGGCGCTCCGGTCTGAAACAGGATGCGGCAAGTATTATCCGCACGGCCCACACCATGATGGGCATTCCTTATCTATGGGCGGGAACTTCCTCCAAAGGTGTGGATTGCAGTGGCTTTGTACGTACTGTGCTTTTTATGCACGACATTATCATTCCGCGTGACGCCTCCCAGCAAGCTTATACGGGCCGGCATATTGATATAGCGCCCGACTTCAGTAATCTGCGTCCCGGCGATCTGATATTCTTCGGTCGCAAAGCCACGCCGGAGCTTAAAGAACGGGTGGTGCATGTCGGAATATATATCGGTAACAGGCGTTTTATCCATTCGCAGGGTGACGTGCATGTCAGCAGCCTTGATCCGGCAGACGAGCTGTTCGATGAGTATAATCTTGGCCGCCTGCTGTTTGCTTCGCGCGTGATGCCTTATATAAATAAGGAAACACTACTTAATACCACGGCTGTCAACCCGTATTATAAATGA
- a CDS encoding dipeptide epimerase: MQNRRDFLKTAAFAALGSGMALNGVFAEGGSPALFSINKSGITPKMKLRFFPYELKLRHVFTVAAYSRTTTPDVQVEIEYDGVIGYGEASMPPYLQHELGTMDSVQAFLKKARDVIGRFPDPFCLEEILTCIDGLSAGDAAAKAAVDIALHDLVGKLLQAPWYKIWGLDKDKTPSTTFTIGIDTADVVRAKTKECAERFNILKVKLGRDNDKEMIETIRSVTDLPIAIDANQGWKDKYHALDMIHWLKEKGIVMIEQPMPKEQLDDIAWVTQQSPLPVFADESVQRLKDVAGLRGAFTGINIKLMKCTGMREAWKMVTLARALDMKVMVGCMTETSCAVSAAAQLSPAVDFADLDGNLLIANDRFKGMEVVAGKVTLPDLPGIGVIKL; the protein is encoded by the coding sequence ATGCAAAACCGAAGAGATTTTCTGAAGACCGCCGCCTTTGCGGCGTTGGGCTCGGGCATGGCCCTTAACGGTGTTTTTGCGGAAGGCGGGAGCCCGGCTTTGTTCAGCATCAATAAAAGCGGAATTACCCCGAAAATGAAGCTGCGTTTCTTTCCCTATGAATTGAAGTTGCGTCATGTGTTTACAGTGGCCGCTTACTCACGTACCACCACACCCGATGTGCAGGTGGAGATAGAGTATGACGGAGTCATCGGCTATGGTGAGGCTTCCATGCCCCCTTACTTGCAGCATGAATTGGGTACGATGGACAGCGTGCAGGCTTTCCTGAAGAAAGCCCGTGATGTGATAGGCCGGTTTCCCGATCCTTTTTGCCTCGAAGAAATCCTGACCTGCATAGATGGATTGTCCGCCGGAGATGCCGCTGCCAAAGCGGCGGTGGACATTGCCCTGCACGACCTTGTGGGGAAGTTGCTGCAAGCTCCGTGGTACAAAATATGGGGGCTGGATAAGGATAAGACGCCGTCCACTACTTTTACCATCGGTATTGATACGGCCGATGTGGTACGTGCAAAAACAAAGGAATGCGCCGAACGATTCAATATCCTCAAGGTGAAACTGGGACGTGACAATGATAAGGAAATGATCGAGACCATCCGTTCGGTCACGGATCTCCCGATTGCGATTGATGCCAATCAGGGCTGGAAAGACAAGTATCATGCTCTTGACATGATTCATTGGCTGAAGGAGAAAGGCATTGTCATGATAGAACAGCCGATGCCTAAAGAGCAACTGGATGATATTGCGTGGGTAACCCAGCAAAGTCCGTTGCCTGTATTTGCCGATGAATCTGTACAGCGTCTCAAGGATGTGGCCGGCTTGCGGGGAGCTTTCACCGGCATCAACATCAAACTGATGAAATGTACCGGGATGCGTGAAGCGTGGAAAATGGTCACTTTAGCGCGTGCGCTGGATATGAAGGTAATGGTGGGATGCATGACGGAGACTTCATGTGCCGTTTCCGCTGCCGCCCAGCTCTCGCCTGCCGTTGATTTTGCTGATCTGGATGGTAACCTGTTGATTGCCAACGACCGTTTCAAAGGGATGGAAGTGGTGGCAGGCAAGGTTACATTGCCTGATTTGCCGGGTATCGGAGTCATAAAACTATAA
- a CDS encoding transglutaminase-like domain-containing protein → MKKLLYVIASFILASACNTKPANTESYNWEDDLHQRLLVDFCLTEAQVKDYIRKYIPDVTDEQMRRWEASHELECMMLDGKKRYFRNAGPNLFRVNSACHDIKVAKEGTSLSGSEKVNMENLPEIMAAVKKEGRPIVTPKRMRVTYTITVDTNAVPAGKTVRCWLPYPYRNLPRQQDIKLISVSEREYYLSHEDSCHSTLYVEKRAVAGAPTVFSETFEYTSCGEWHNLKAEDVLPYDTASALYKEYTAEREKHIVFSPRLRKLAANLTAGEINPYLKAKRIFRWVNDNFPWASAREYSTICNIPEYVLDNWHGDCGQVSLLFITLCRISGIPAHFQSGFMMHPQAWNLHDWAEVYFEGVGWVPVDQSFGIPTFARNADEENFFLGGIDSWRMIVNTDYGMPLSPKKKYPRSETVDFQRGEVEWEGGNLYFTQWDYDMDIEYLNY, encoded by the coding sequence ATGAAAAAACTACTGTATGTCATTGCCTCGTTCATATTAGCCTCTGCCTGCAATACGAAGCCGGCAAATACCGAATCTTACAATTGGGAAGATGACCTTCATCAGCGTTTGCTCGTAGATTTCTGTCTGACGGAAGCACAAGTAAAGGATTATATCCGTAAATACATTCCTGATGTGACAGATGAGCAAATGCGCCGTTGGGAAGCCTCTCATGAATTGGAGTGCATGATGCTGGATGGAAAGAAACGCTATTTCCGCAATGCCGGGCCTAATCTGTTCCGTGTGAATTCTGCCTGCCATGACATAAAGGTTGCCAAGGAAGGAACCTCTCTGAGTGGCAGCGAAAAAGTGAATATGGAGAATCTGCCCGAAATTATGGCTGCGGTCAAGAAAGAAGGTCGGCCTATTGTGACGCCCAAGCGGATGCGTGTTACCTACACTATTACCGTGGATACCAATGCCGTGCCTGCCGGAAAAACGGTTCGTTGCTGGTTGCCCTATCCCTACCGGAATCTGCCCCGCCAGCAGGATATAAAGCTTATTTCTGTCAGTGAACGCGAGTATTATTTATCGCATGAAGACAGTTGTCACAGCACACTATATGTGGAGAAACGTGCTGTGGCGGGTGCACCTACCGTATTCTCCGAAACCTTTGAATATACCTCTTGTGGCGAATGGCATAATCTGAAAGCCGAAGATGTGCTGCCTTATGATACAGCGTCGGCTCTTTATAAGGAATATACAGCCGAACGTGAGAAACACATCGTCTTCTCTCCTCGTTTGCGTAAACTTGCTGCCAATCTTACGGCGGGAGAAATCAATCCTTATTTAAAGGCGAAACGCATCTTTCGTTGGGTGAACGACAACTTTCCCTGGGCTTCCGCGCGCGAGTATTCCACTATTTGTAACATACCGGAGTATGTGCTGGATAATTGGCATGGCGACTGCGGACAGGTCAGTTTGCTGTTTATTACCCTCTGTCGTATCAGTGGCATTCCGGCGCATTTCCAGAGTGGCTTCATGATGCACCCGCAGGCATGGAATCTGCATGACTGGGCCGAAGTTTACTTTGAAGGTGTGGGGTGGGTTCCTGTTGACCAGTCATTCGGCATCCCCACCTTTGCACGCAATGCCGACGAAGAAAATTTCTTCTTGGGAGGTATCGATTCTTGGCGCATGATTGTGAATACGGACTATGGAATGCCTTTAAGTCCCAAGAAGAAGTACCCGCGCAGTGAAACGGTAGATTTTCAACGTGGCGAAGTAGAGTGGGAAGGAGGCAATCTCTATTTTACGCAGTGGGACTATGATATGGACATAGAATACTTAAATTATTAA
- a CDS encoding trypsin-like peptidase domain-containing protein has product MKQTTKNILGVAAIVLLSSGVAGFTTYKVLRAERPAAFSELFEQNSNARLASYSGVDAQPVDLTQAAENSVHAVVHIRSTQASKVQEVEVRDPFSDFFGDFFGQRGGTQKRQVQTPERRGYGSGVIISKDGYIVTNNHVVDGADEITVKLNDDRELRGRIIGTDPNTDLALIKIEGDDFPTIPVGDSDALKVGEWVLAVGNPFNLNSTVTAGIVSAKARAIGTETPNGQAASIQSFIQTDAAINQGNSGGALVNARGELVGINAMLYSPTGAYSGYGFAIPTSIMKKVIADLKQYGTVQRALLGIKGGTLGTDLRMDEAAAKEMKKKSEELGVKEGVLVAEVVDGGSSAGVLKENDVIVGINSKKIAKFTDLQEALTQYRPGDKINVKIVRNKKEQTVQITLKNEQGNTKVLKDAGMDILGAAFKPVSSDLKKQLNLGYGLEVTGVSDGKMADAGIRKGFIILKANGVQMKAVDDLENVMKAAVKSPDQVLFLTGIFPSGKRGNFAVDLSQE; this is encoded by the coding sequence ATGAAACAGACAACAAAAAACATCCTTGGAGTTGCAGCTATCGTGCTCCTTAGTTCAGGAGTTGCAGGTTTTACCACCTATAAGGTGTTGCGTGCGGAAAGGCCCGCCGCTTTCAGTGAACTGTTTGAGCAGAATTCAAATGCACGTCTTGCCTCTTATAGCGGTGTAGATGCTCAGCCTGTGGATTTGACGCAAGCAGCGGAGAATTCGGTTCATGCTGTAGTGCATATACGTTCCACCCAAGCTTCCAAAGTTCAGGAAGTTGAGGTGAGAGATCCTTTCTCCGATTTTTTCGGTGACTTTTTCGGTCAGCGCGGAGGTACTCAGAAACGTCAGGTTCAGACTCCCGAACGCAGAGGATACGGTTCGGGCGTAATAATCTCTAAAGACGGGTATATAGTCACCAATAACCATGTGGTGGATGGTGCAGATGAAATTACCGTAAAACTGAATGATGACCGCGAACTGCGAGGACGCATCATAGGCACGGACCCTAATACAGATTTGGCTTTGATAAAGATTGAAGGTGATGATTTCCCTACTATTCCGGTGGGCGATTCCGATGCCTTGAAAGTGGGTGAATGGGTGCTGGCGGTAGGTAATCCGTTCAATCTGAATTCTACCGTTACGGCAGGTATCGTCAGTGCAAAGGCACGCGCCATCGGTACTGAAACACCAAACGGACAGGCTGCCAGCATACAGTCGTTCATCCAGACCGACGCTGCCATCAACCAGGGTAACAGCGGTGGGGCATTGGTCAATGCGAGAGGTGAGCTGGTGGGCATCAATGCGATGCTTTATTCTCCTACCGGTGCGTATAGCGGTTATGGTTTTGCCATTCCTACTTCTATCATGAAGAAGGTGATTGCAGACTTGAAACAATACGGCACTGTGCAGCGTGCTTTGCTCGGCATCAAGGGTGGAACTTTGGGAACCGACCTGCGCATGGATGAAGCTGCTGCCAAAGAGATGAAGAAGAAATCTGAAGAACTGGGCGTGAAGGAAGGCGTACTTGTTGCGGAAGTCGTTGACGGTGGATCTTCGGCAGGCGTTCTGAAAGAGAATGACGTCATTGTCGGCATCAACAGCAAGAAGATAGCCAAGTTTACCGATTTGCAGGAGGCGCTGACCCAATATCGTCCGGGTGACAAGATTAATGTAAAGATTGTACGCAACAAGAAGGAGCAGACCGTTCAGATTACCTTGAAGAACGAACAGGGCAACACGAAAGTGCTGAAAGATGCAGGTATGGATATTTTAGGAGCTGCTTTCAAGCCTGTGTCGTCCGACCTGAAGAAGCAACTCAATCTGGGGTATGGTCTGGAAGTGACAGGAGTTTCGGATGGTAAGATGGCAGACGCAGGCATCCGTAAAGGTTTCATTATCCTGAAAGCAAACGGTGTACAGATGAAGGCGGTGGACGACCTTGAGAATGTGATGAAGGCGGCCGTCAAGTCTCCTGACCAAGTGCTGTTCCTTACCGGTATTTTCCCGTCGGGCAAGCGTGGCAATTTTGCAGTGGATTTATCTCAGGAATAA
- a CDS encoding sigma-70 family RNA polymerase sigma factor yields the protein MRQLKITKSITNRESASLDKYLQEIGREDLITVEEEVELAQRIRKGDRIALEKLTRANLRFVVSVAKQYQNQGLSLPDLINEGNLGLIKAAEKFDETRGFKFISYAVWWIRQSILQALAEQSRIVRLPLNQVGSLNKISKAFSKFEQENERRPSPEELADELEIPVDKISDTLKVSGRHISVDAPFVEGEDNSLLDVLVNDDSPMADRSLVNESLAREIDRALSTLTDREKEIIQMFFGIGQQEMTLEEIGDKFGLTRERVRQIKEKAIRRLRQSNRSKLLKSYLG from the coding sequence ATGAGACAACTAAAAATTACAAAAAGTATCACTAACAGAGAGAGCGCTTCTCTTGACAAGTATTTGCAGGAAATCGGTCGCGAAGACCTCATTACTGTCGAGGAAGAGGTGGAGCTCGCTCAGCGCATCCGCAAGGGTGACCGTATTGCGCTTGAAAAGCTGACACGTGCCAATCTGCGTTTCGTTGTATCTGTAGCCAAACAGTACCAGAACCAAGGTTTGAGTTTGCCCGATTTGATTAATGAGGGTAATTTAGGACTGATTAAGGCTGCCGAGAAGTTCGATGAAACACGTGGTTTCAAGTTCATCAGTTATGCAGTATGGTGGATACGTCAGTCCATTTTGCAAGCTTTGGCAGAACAGTCGCGTATTGTTCGTCTTCCGTTGAATCAGGTAGGTTCGCTGAATAAAATCAGCAAGGCCTTCTCTAAGTTCGAGCAGGAAAACGAGCGTCGCCCGTCTCCTGAGGAACTTGCCGATGAATTGGAAATCCCTGTTGACAAAATCTCTGATACACTGAAGGTATCCGGACGCCACATCTCGGTGGACGCACCTTTCGTGGAGGGAGAAGACAACAGCCTGCTCGATGTGCTGGTCAATGATGATTCGCCTATGGCCGATCGCTCGTTAGTGAACGAGTCTCTTGCGAGGGAAATTGATAGAGCTCTTTCTACGTTAACCGATCGCGAAAAAGAAATCATTCAGATGTTTTTCGGTATCGGACAGCAGGAAATGACATTGGAAGAAATCGGCGACAAATTCGGTCTTACCCGTGAACGTGTGCGCCAGATTAAGGAAAAAGCAATCAGAAGATTAAGACAAAGTAATCGTAGCAAATTGCTCAAATCTTATTTGGGATAA
- a CDS encoding clostripain-related cysteine peptidase: MKSNFFFFLCVCASFLLAACCKDDPTPVTPVEGGRTVLIYLAADNSLSNFALADLKEMKAGMAEVNATNVHLLVYIDTGSSPRLIELQNRNGEVVESTIKTYDKSRNSVGATETKEVFDEVFANEEYKAKSYGLIYWSHGDGWIPNPLPTTRWVGQDTGNGTHYMNISDLVSILDATAPHFDFILFDACFMQSIEVAYALRPFTDYYIGSPTEIPGPGARYDILVPAIFTDGGNVAMEAAAAYYDPYEEIYNDGKGITNSNWTGGVSVCVLKSSELESLANITRQVLPDGGAVDNEELRSTVFDYDKRSVSQGHIGYYDMVQMMRKLLTDDIAFAAWKQKYDAAVPYWKTTTQNYSAYAGMFSMEGTNGVSHYIPTASQSAAAAAYRSTEWYEAAGLSKLGW, from the coding sequence ATGAAGTCCAACTTTTTTTTCTTTTTGTGCGTATGCGCCTCTTTTCTGCTGGCGGCATGCTGTAAGGATGATCCGACCCCGGTCACACCCGTTGAAGGAGGGCGTACAGTTCTGATTTATCTTGCTGCGGATAATTCTTTGTCTAATTTCGCATTGGCTGATTTGAAAGAGATGAAAGCCGGCATGGCAGAAGTGAATGCCACGAATGTGCATTTGCTGGTTTATATAGATACAGGCTCCTCGCCGCGTCTCATTGAATTGCAGAATAGAAATGGAGAAGTGGTAGAAAGCACAATAAAGACTTATGATAAAAGTCGTAATTCGGTGGGTGCGACCGAAACAAAGGAAGTCTTTGATGAGGTTTTTGCCAATGAAGAATATAAGGCGAAAAGCTATGGCTTGATTTACTGGTCACATGGCGATGGCTGGATACCTAATCCGCTTCCCACGACAAGATGGGTGGGGCAGGATACAGGCAACGGTACTCATTATATGAATATTTCAGATCTGGTTTCCATCTTGGACGCTACTGCTCCCCACTTTGATTTTATCCTGTTTGACGCTTGCTTTATGCAATCCATTGAGGTGGCATACGCCTTGCGTCCGTTTACAGATTATTATATCGGTTCTCCTACAGAAATACCCGGTCCCGGCGCCCGTTACGATATCCTTGTGCCGGCAATATTTACGGATGGAGGGAATGTGGCGATGGAGGCTGCTGCGGCATATTATGATCCTTATGAGGAAATCTATAATGACGGAAAAGGAATAACCAATTCCAATTGGACAGGTGGTGTTTCTGTCTGTGTATTGAAGAGTTCCGAATTGGAGTCTTTGGCGAACATTACAAGGCAGGTCTTGCCTGACGGTGGTGCTGTGGATAATGAAGAATTGCGCTCCACTGTATTCGATTATGATAAACGTTCGGTTTCCCAAGGCCATATAGGTTATTACGATATGGTGCAGATGATGAGGAAATTGCTGACAGACGATATTGCTTTTGCCGCGTGGAAGCAAAAGTATGATGCGGCCGTGCCTTATTGGAAAACGACTACCCAAAATTATTCTGCTTATGCCGGAATGTTCTCCATGGAGGGAACTAACGGTGTTTCTCATTACATTCCTACCGCTTCCCAATCGGCTGCTGCCGCTGCCTATCGTTCCACAGAATGGTATGAGGCTGCGGGACTTTCAAAACTTGGCTGGTAA